In Mugil cephalus isolate CIBA_MC_2020 chromosome 20, CIBA_Mcephalus_1.1, whole genome shotgun sequence, the following are encoded in one genomic region:
- the arhgap23a gene encoding rho GTPase-activating protein 23 isoform X8, whose product MHLDLQRWWSTLSVWPAKGRRDGLSSAGDNPRPPMATRPGREGVGMGWKGPRTLVLHKNSQGFGFTLRHFIVYPPESALHTNLKDEENGNGKDYQKGQLEPMDTIFVKNVREKGPAHQAGLCTGDRLVKVNGESILGKTYSQVIALIQNSESVLELSIMPKDEDVLQLVSAYSQDAYLTGNEPYAGGAENLPPPPPVCYPRAKTTPLSGAPPSAPMGQNQLDNWSRWQGSSSPSSPLDNRSAVGSPASWQEGRAGETGGVGHTSPAHRTEEIQYGMTSQQPQGQIRGRSYSSSSSSGGLLSSPLQVHYPNHHGASSTQAQPRKSSSAWTSPPQPQVSHGRSERCHQALSDWYYNQMPEHSGRNMQTRHRSYSQDRLSETRRQQQRTGGWPHSASQDTLFLLQQSGPGPHGEPYWSYGDWEGGPGRGQPASNYTRTRSENLLAQYDRHGRSLEMLDRAAAGLVSPRFEKSSWLQQAPQPAPRTDAYPRQGSHFGAAQALPVSRHAHSKHHPQTHGQAHSQAQPQQAAPQSRRLPAGQSMDDQPVGYRSYSPSFYRKTGRIMQQAHSFRDPSYSGPHLNWNPAPTEGTSAPLTASTTSPLASASPESQDRGYRPTNHERERGAVEGQAELVAQTQEVVLRQKPPTGRRNAHGMRHPHYALPIDGLEPSLFSPDPKESAPAPGSTGDVASRKPNGNIAPLPIEDDSLASIPFIDEPTSPGADLRARHVPASSVVSSGMSSASAVVTSPASPTFTFPLTRLFSHDCSSIKSSRRSSYLLAITTERSKSCDEGLNTFREEGRILRLPKRVKSFFTDGSLDNLGTAEEVRSKRHSTSELGNITYSDVRREGWLHYKQILTEKGKKVGSGMRPWKRVFSVLRSHSLFLYKDKREAVLRGATMGGSAEDEQPISIRGCLVDIAYSETKRKHALRLTTQDFCEYLLQAEDREDMLDWIKVIRENSKTDNEELGFSRQALINKKLNDYRKQSPTSSKPDSSPKMSRMKPPFLSNNAAGAPRSPKPEGKDESSPPKSWGINIMKKTKKAGPKAFGVRLEDCQPGVNNKFIPLIVEICCGLVEEMGLEYTGIYRVPGNNAMVSLLQDQLNKGVEINPAEEKWQDLNVVSSLLKSFFRKLPEPLFTNNKYNDFIDANRMESASDRLKTMKKLIRDLPDYYYHTLKFLVCHLKTVADNSDKNKMEPRNLALVFGPTLVRTSEDNMKDMVTHMPDRYKIVETLIQHCNWFFTDELDKDEKTPVDTEDVQPAPNIDHLLPNIGRTGLLGEASDSTNSDSAKSKGSWGSKKDLTAKDFLTLSIMSAVTGRKRRKRHNACRVGSSTDDDSEHEPIKAGHLGAEEEEEAESPVGDTAPRAEGEEDDDEEEEEEEEEEEDDEEVVEGGVKEEVEEEMVAAVPSRPCCKEEEEAGGGQAATLLHEEEAQAEVKGPRWRAPEDARSIVSGYSTLSTLGRSLGSEGRGDDADDEHSELVSETDNESGFASRSLTQERPDKHPTAPVNAQQPAAPRSFLYTHFKPPVLSPANLLAPPAPLAHTPDPAERSEGGARSTTPSSSSFSSSSTAHRLHSRPSFNSHKLIQCDTLARKKSEKTKARSLDLFEVAQGEGAGSGPAGAPRGSKESSRANTSSGSSQDSVRPARPKPALPPSEAASFTPTGPGARSLAEQVRARLLGSADDLRSVGLRKPLSPETRRKRRAWRRHTVVASPTETSDKRPPLTVTDFPLSPISQNQVKTQGLPRDADRFDQGPAARQAPTSRFHQYL is encoded by the exons GGGATCGGCTGGTGAAAGTGAATGGAGAGAGCATTCTAGGAAAGACGTACTCGCAGGTGATTGCTCTCATCCAGAACAG TGAGAGTGTGTTGGAGCTCTCCATAATGCCAAAAGATGAAGACGTACTTCAGTTGGTAAGT GCGTACTCCCAGGATGCCTACCTGACGGGTAACGAACCCTACGCCGGGGGAGCTGAGAACCTCCCGCCACCGCCTCCCGTCTGTTACCCACGCGCCAAGACCACGCCCCTTTCTGGAGCTCCCCCGTCTGCCCCCATGGGCCAGAACCAGCTGGATAACTGGAGTCGCTGGCAAGGCTCTTCCAGTCCCTCATCGCCTTTAGACAACCGCTCTGCAGTGGGCAGCCCCGCCAGCTGGCAGGAGGGGCGAGCCGGTGAGACTGGCGGTGTGGGTCACACTAGTCCGGCCCACCGCACAGAGGAGATCCAGTACGGTATGACCAGCCAGCAACCTCAGGGCCAGATCAGGGGGCGCTCGTACTCTTCTTCGTCCTCTTCTGGGGGTCTTTTGTCCAGCCCGCTGCAGGTCCACTACCCCAATCACCACGGTGCCAGCTCCACGCAGGCCCAGCCACGCAAGTCCAGCTCGGCCTGGACCAGCCCCCCTCAGCCCCAGGTCAGCCATGGCCGCAGTGAGCGCTGCCACCAAGCCCTCTCTGACTGGTACTACAACCAGATGCCTGAGCACTCAGGACGCAACATGCAGACCCGCCACCGCAGCTACTCTCAAGACCGGCTCAGTGAAACaaggaggcagcagcagcggacAGGTGGCTGGCCCCACAGCGCCTCCCAGGACACTCTGTTCTTACTACAGCAGTCAGGACCAGGACCCCATGGGGAGCCCTACTGGTCCTACGGAGACTGGGAGGGTGGTCCAGGTAGAGGCCAGCCAGCCTCTAACTACACTCGGACACGCTCTGAAAATTTATTGGCCCAGTACGACCGCCACGGCCGCTCATTAGAGATGTTGGACCGAGCAGCAGCTGGACTGGTCTCGCCTCGGTTCGAGAAGTCTTCGTGGCTCCAGCAGGCTCCCCAGCCAGCCCCAAGGACTGACGCCTACCCCAGGCAGGGGAGCCACTTCGGTGCAGCACAAGCTCTTCCGGTGTCCCGACACGCACATTCTAAACACCACCCCCAGACCCACGGCCAAGCCCACTCCCAGGCCCAGCCCCAGCAGGCTGCCCCTCAGAGCAGAAGGCTCCCCGCGGGGCAGAGCATGGACGACCAGCCAGTAGGCTACCGCAGCTACAGCCCCTCTTTTTACCGCAAGACCGGCCGCATCATGCAGCAAGCTCACTCTTTCAGGGACCCTTCATACTCTGGCCCCCACTTGAACTGGAACCCAGCACCCACAGAGGGCACGTCAGCACCTCTCACTGCCTCTACCACGTCCCCCCTTGCCTCCGCCTCTCCAGAATCTCAAGATCGAGGGTACAGGCCGACGAATCACGAGAGGGAACGAGGGGCCGTGGAGGGGCAGGCAGAGTTGGTGGCACAGACCCAGGAAGTGGTCCTGAGGCAAAAACCTCCCACCGGGCGACGGAACGCCCATGGCATGCGTCATCCCCACTACGCCCTACCTATAGATGGGCTAGAAccctctttgttttctcccgATCCCAAAGAATCTGCCCCCGCccctggttccacaggagacgTAGCCTCACGCAAACCAAATGGCAACATTGCCCCCCTCCCTATAGAGGATGACTCTCTTGCCTCCATCCCCTTCATAG ACGAGCCGACGAGTCCCGGCGCGGATTTGCGCGCCCGCCACGTTCCGGCGTCCTCCGTTGTGTCCAGCGGCATGAGTTCTGCGTCCGCCGTGGTCACGAGCCCCGCATCCCCCACCTTCACCTTCCCCCTCACTAGGCTCTTCTCACACGACTGCA GCAGTATTAAATCCAGTCGCCGTTCCTCCTATCTTCTAGCCATCACCACGGAGCGCTCCAAGTCATGTGACGAAGGACTCAACACGTTCAGAGAGGAAGGACGGATCTT GAGGCTACCAAAAAGAGTGAAGAGTTTCTTTACAGATGGG tctCTGGACAACCTTGGCACGGCAGAGGAGGTTCGCTCCAAACGTCACTCCACATCTGAGCTGGGAAACATCACTTACAGCGATGTCCGGCGAGAAGGATGGCTGCACTACAAACAAATTCTCACAGAGAAGGGCAAG AAGGTTGGCAGCGGCATGCGTCCCTGGAAGCGCGTCTTTTCGGTTCTTCGCTCCCATTCGCTGTTCCTTTACAAGGACAAGAGGGAGGCGGTGCTCCGCGGGGCAACTATGGGAGGCTCAGCCGAGGACGAGCAGCCAATCAGCATCCGGGGATGCCTGGTGGACATTGCGTACAGCGAGACCAAGCGAAAGCACGCCCTGCGGCTGACCACGCAGGACTTCTGTGAGTACCTGCTGCAGGCGGAGGACCGGGAGGACATGCTGGACTGGATCAAAGTCATCAGGGAGAACAGCAAGACAGACAACGAG GAGCTTGGCTTTTCCAGACAGGCCCTCATCAACAAGAAGCTCAATgattacagaaaacaaag TCCAACATCCAGCAAGCCAGACTCGTCTCCCAAGATGTCCCGCATGAAGCCTCCCTTCCTGTCAAACAACGCTGCCGGAGCCCCACGCTCCCCGAAACCAGAGGGCAAAG ATGAGAGCAGCCCTCCAAAGTCATGGGGAATTAACATcatgaagaagacaaagaaggccGGGCCCAAAGCTTTCGGCGTCAGGTTAGAGGACTGTCAGCCCGGCGTAAATAACAAG TTCATCCCGTTGATCGTGGAGATCTGCTGTGGTTTAGTGGAGGAGATGGGTCTGGAGTACACCGGAATCTACCGAGTCCCAGGGAATAACGCCATGGTGTCGTTGCTTCAGGACCAGCTCAACAAGGGTGTGGAAATCAACCCCGCAGAAGAG AAGTGGCAGGACCTCAACGTCGTCAGTAGCTTACTCAAATCCTTCTTCAGGAAACTCCCAGAGCCGCTCTTCACCAACA ACAAGTACAATGACTTCATTGATGCCAATCGGATGGAAAGCGCATCAGACAGACTGAAGACCATGAAGAAACTG ATCCGAGATCTCCCAGATTATTATTACCACACTCTGAAGTTCTTGGTCTGTCATCTGAAGACTGTAGCCGACAACTCGGATAAAAACAAG ATGGAGCCCCGTAACTTAGCTCTGGTGTTTGGGCCGACGCTGGTTCGGACGTCAGAGGACAACATGAAAGACATGGTCACACACATGCCTGACCGCTACAAGATAGTAGAGACTCTCATCCAGCAT tgCAACTGGTTTTTCACTGATGAACTCGACAAGGATGAGAAG acGCCGGTGGACACAGAGGACGTGCAGCCCGCCCCCAACATCGACCACCTGCTGCCCAACATCGGCAGGACGGGTCTGCTCGGGGAGGCCTCAG ACTCAACCAACAGTGACTCAGCTAAATCAAAG GGGTCGTGGGGGTCAAAGAAGGACCTCACAGCTAAGGACTTCCTGACTCTGTCCATTATGTCAGCTGTGACGGGCCGCAAACGCAGGAAGCGCCACAATGCCTGCCGCGTGGGCAGCAGCACCGACGACGACTCCGAGCACGAGCCAATCAAGGCCGGACATctgggagcagaggaggaagaggaggcagagtcGCCAGTGGGAGACACTGCTCCTCgggcagagggagaggaggacgacgatgaagaggaagaagaagaggaagaggaggaggaggacgatgaggaAGTTGTAGAAGGCGGAGTAAAAGAGGAGGTAGAAGAGGAGATGGTGGCGGCCGTGCCCAGTCGGCCGTGCtgcaaagaggaagaggaggccggAGGAGGGCAGGCGGCCACGTTGTTGCACGAGGAGGAGGCGCAGGCAGAGGTGAAGGGCCCGAGGTGGCGAGCCCCGGAGGACGCCCGCTCCATTGTGTCCGGTTACTCCACCCTCTCCACCTTGGGGCGGAGCTTGGGGTCGGAAGGGAGGGGGGACGACGCGGACGACGAGCACAGCGAGCTGGTGAGCGAGACGGACAACGAGAGCGGCTTCGCCTCGCGCTCCCTCACCCAGGAGAGACCCGACAAACACCCGACCGCACCCGTGAACGCCCAGCAGCCGGCGGCCCCGCGCAGCTTCCTCTACACACACTTCAAACCCCCGGTCCTCTCGCCCGCAAACCTTCTCGCCCCGCCCGCCCCCCTCGCGCACACGCCCGACCCTGCGGAGAGGAGTGAAGGAGGGGCTCGCTCCACCAcgccctcgtcctcctccttctcctcctcctccactgctcaCAGACTGCACTCGCGGCCTTCCTTCAACTCCCACAAGCTGATCCAGTGTGACACTCTGGCCAGGAAGAAGTCGGAGAAGACCAAGGCTCGCTCCCTGGACCTGTTTGAGGTGGCTCAGGGCGAGGGGGCCGGTTCTGGGCCAGCAGGCGCTCCGAGAGGGAGCAAGGAGAGCTCCAGGGCCAACACTTCCTCAGGCAGCAGCCAGGACAGCGTGCGGCCGGCGCGGCCCAAGCCCGCCCTGCCTCCCAGCGAGGCCGCCTCCTTCACGCCCACGGGCCCGGGCGCCAGATCCCTGGCTGAGCAGGTTCGCGCTCGGCTGCTGGGCTCGGCCGACGACCTGCGCAGCGTCGGACTGCGAAAGCCACTGTCGCCCGAGACCCGCAGGAAGAGGCGGGCCTGGCGCAGACACACCGTGGTGGCCTCCCCGACCGAGACGTCCGACAAGAGACCCCCACTGACTGTTACCGACTTCCCTTTGTCTCCCATTAGCCAAAACCAGGTCAAAACACAAGGGCTGCCTCGGGATGCGGACAGGTTCGACCAAGGACCGGCCGCACGTCAAGCACCCACCTCCAGATTCCACCAGTACCTGTGA
- the arhgap23a gene encoding rho GTPase-activating protein 23 isoform X9 gives MDQAKGRRDGLSSAGDNPRPPMATRPGREGVGMGWKGPRTLVLHKNSQGFGFTLRHFIVYPPESALHTNLKDEENGNGKDYQKGQLEPMDTIFVKNVREKGPAHQAGLCTGDRLVKVNGESILGKTYSQVIALIQNSESVLELSIMPKDEDVLQLVSAYSQDAYLTGNEPYAGGAENLPPPPPVCYPRAKTTPLSGAPPSAPMGQNQLDNWSRWQGSSSPSSPLDNRSAVGSPASWQEGRAGETGGVGHTSPAHRTEEIQYGMTSQQPQGQIRGRSYSSSSSSGGLLSSPLQVHYPNHHGASSTQAQPRKSSSAWTSPPQPQVSHGRSERCHQALSDWYYNQMPEHSGRNMQTRHRSYSQDRLSETRRQQQRTGGWPHSASQDTLFLLQQSGPGPHGEPYWSYGDWEGGPGRGQPASNYTRTRSENLLAQYDRHGRSLEMLDRAAAGLVSPRFEKSSWLQQAPQPAPRTDAYPRQGSHFGAAQALPVSRHAHSKHHPQTHGQAHSQAQPQQAAPQSRRLPAGQSMDDQPVGYRSYSPSFYRKTGRIMQQAHSFRDPSYSGPHLNWNPAPTEGTSAPLTASTTSPLASASPESQDRGYRPTNHERERGAVEGQAELVAQTQEVVLRQKPPTGRRNAHGMRHPHYALPIDGLEPSLFSPDPKESAPAPGSTGDVASRKPNGNIAPLPIEDDSLASIPFIDEPTSPGADLRARHVPASSVVSSGMSSASAVVTSPASPTFTFPLTRLFSHDCSSIKSSRRSSYLLAITTERSKSCDEGLNTFREEGRILRLPKRVKSFFTDGSLDNLGTAEEVRSKRHSTSELGNITYSDVRREGWLHYKQILTEKGKKVGSGMRPWKRVFSVLRSHSLFLYKDKREAVLRGATMGGSAEDEQPISIRGCLVDIAYSETKRKHALRLTTQDFCEYLLQAEDREDMLDWIKVIRENSKTDNEELGFSRQALINKKLNDYRKQSPTSSKPDSSPKMSRMKPPFLSNNAAGAPRSPKPEGKDESSPPKSWGINIMKKTKKAGPKAFGVRLEDCQPGVNNKFIPLIVEICCGLVEEMGLEYTGIYRVPGNNAMVSLLQDQLNKGVEINPAEEKWQDLNVVSSLLKSFFRKLPEPLFTNNKYNDFIDANRMESASDRLKTMKKLIRDLPDYYYHTLKFLVCHLKTVADNSDKNKMEPRNLALVFGPTLVRTSEDNMKDMVTHMPDRYKIVETLIQHCNWFFTDELDKDEKTPVDTEDVQPAPNIDHLLPNIGRTGLLGEASDSTNSDSAKSKGSWGSKKDLTAKDFLTLSIMSAVTGRKRRKRHNACRVGSSTDDDSEHEPIKAGHLGAEEEEEAESPVGDTAPRAEGEEDDDEEEEEEEEEEEDDEEVVEGGVKEEVEEEMVAAVPSRPCCKEEEEAGGGQAATLLHEEEAQAEVKGPRWRAPEDARSIVSGYSTLSTLGRSLGSEGRGDDADDEHSELVSETDNESGFASRSLTQERPDKHPTAPVNAQQPAAPRSFLYTHFKPPVLSPANLLAPPAPLAHTPDPAERSEGGARSTTPSSSSFSSSSTAHRLHSRPSFNSHKLIQCDTLARKKSEKTKARSLDLFEVAQGEGAGSGPAGAPRGSKESSRANTSSGSSQDSVRPARPKPALPPSEAASFTPTGPGARSLAEQVRARLLGSADDLRSVGLRKPLSPETRRKRRAWRRHTVVASPTETSDKRPPLTVTDFPLSPISQNQVKTQGLPRDADRFDQGPAARQAPTSRFHQYL, from the exons GGGATCGGCTGGTGAAAGTGAATGGAGAGAGCATTCTAGGAAAGACGTACTCGCAGGTGATTGCTCTCATCCAGAACAG TGAGAGTGTGTTGGAGCTCTCCATAATGCCAAAAGATGAAGACGTACTTCAGTTGGTAAGT GCGTACTCCCAGGATGCCTACCTGACGGGTAACGAACCCTACGCCGGGGGAGCTGAGAACCTCCCGCCACCGCCTCCCGTCTGTTACCCACGCGCCAAGACCACGCCCCTTTCTGGAGCTCCCCCGTCTGCCCCCATGGGCCAGAACCAGCTGGATAACTGGAGTCGCTGGCAAGGCTCTTCCAGTCCCTCATCGCCTTTAGACAACCGCTCTGCAGTGGGCAGCCCCGCCAGCTGGCAGGAGGGGCGAGCCGGTGAGACTGGCGGTGTGGGTCACACTAGTCCGGCCCACCGCACAGAGGAGATCCAGTACGGTATGACCAGCCAGCAACCTCAGGGCCAGATCAGGGGGCGCTCGTACTCTTCTTCGTCCTCTTCTGGGGGTCTTTTGTCCAGCCCGCTGCAGGTCCACTACCCCAATCACCACGGTGCCAGCTCCACGCAGGCCCAGCCACGCAAGTCCAGCTCGGCCTGGACCAGCCCCCCTCAGCCCCAGGTCAGCCATGGCCGCAGTGAGCGCTGCCACCAAGCCCTCTCTGACTGGTACTACAACCAGATGCCTGAGCACTCAGGACGCAACATGCAGACCCGCCACCGCAGCTACTCTCAAGACCGGCTCAGTGAAACaaggaggcagcagcagcggacAGGTGGCTGGCCCCACAGCGCCTCCCAGGACACTCTGTTCTTACTACAGCAGTCAGGACCAGGACCCCATGGGGAGCCCTACTGGTCCTACGGAGACTGGGAGGGTGGTCCAGGTAGAGGCCAGCCAGCCTCTAACTACACTCGGACACGCTCTGAAAATTTATTGGCCCAGTACGACCGCCACGGCCGCTCATTAGAGATGTTGGACCGAGCAGCAGCTGGACTGGTCTCGCCTCGGTTCGAGAAGTCTTCGTGGCTCCAGCAGGCTCCCCAGCCAGCCCCAAGGACTGACGCCTACCCCAGGCAGGGGAGCCACTTCGGTGCAGCACAAGCTCTTCCGGTGTCCCGACACGCACATTCTAAACACCACCCCCAGACCCACGGCCAAGCCCACTCCCAGGCCCAGCCCCAGCAGGCTGCCCCTCAGAGCAGAAGGCTCCCCGCGGGGCAGAGCATGGACGACCAGCCAGTAGGCTACCGCAGCTACAGCCCCTCTTTTTACCGCAAGACCGGCCGCATCATGCAGCAAGCTCACTCTTTCAGGGACCCTTCATACTCTGGCCCCCACTTGAACTGGAACCCAGCACCCACAGAGGGCACGTCAGCACCTCTCACTGCCTCTACCACGTCCCCCCTTGCCTCCGCCTCTCCAGAATCTCAAGATCGAGGGTACAGGCCGACGAATCACGAGAGGGAACGAGGGGCCGTGGAGGGGCAGGCAGAGTTGGTGGCACAGACCCAGGAAGTGGTCCTGAGGCAAAAACCTCCCACCGGGCGACGGAACGCCCATGGCATGCGTCATCCCCACTACGCCCTACCTATAGATGGGCTAGAAccctctttgttttctcccgATCCCAAAGAATCTGCCCCCGCccctggttccacaggagacgTAGCCTCACGCAAACCAAATGGCAACATTGCCCCCCTCCCTATAGAGGATGACTCTCTTGCCTCCATCCCCTTCATAG ACGAGCCGACGAGTCCCGGCGCGGATTTGCGCGCCCGCCACGTTCCGGCGTCCTCCGTTGTGTCCAGCGGCATGAGTTCTGCGTCCGCCGTGGTCACGAGCCCCGCATCCCCCACCTTCACCTTCCCCCTCACTAGGCTCTTCTCACACGACTGCA GCAGTATTAAATCCAGTCGCCGTTCCTCCTATCTTCTAGCCATCACCACGGAGCGCTCCAAGTCATGTGACGAAGGACTCAACACGTTCAGAGAGGAAGGACGGATCTT GAGGCTACCAAAAAGAGTGAAGAGTTTCTTTACAGATGGG tctCTGGACAACCTTGGCACGGCAGAGGAGGTTCGCTCCAAACGTCACTCCACATCTGAGCTGGGAAACATCACTTACAGCGATGTCCGGCGAGAAGGATGGCTGCACTACAAACAAATTCTCACAGAGAAGGGCAAG AAGGTTGGCAGCGGCATGCGTCCCTGGAAGCGCGTCTTTTCGGTTCTTCGCTCCCATTCGCTGTTCCTTTACAAGGACAAGAGGGAGGCGGTGCTCCGCGGGGCAACTATGGGAGGCTCAGCCGAGGACGAGCAGCCAATCAGCATCCGGGGATGCCTGGTGGACATTGCGTACAGCGAGACCAAGCGAAAGCACGCCCTGCGGCTGACCACGCAGGACTTCTGTGAGTACCTGCTGCAGGCGGAGGACCGGGAGGACATGCTGGACTGGATCAAAGTCATCAGGGAGAACAGCAAGACAGACAACGAG GAGCTTGGCTTTTCCAGACAGGCCCTCATCAACAAGAAGCTCAATgattacagaaaacaaag TCCAACATCCAGCAAGCCAGACTCGTCTCCCAAGATGTCCCGCATGAAGCCTCCCTTCCTGTCAAACAACGCTGCCGGAGCCCCACGCTCCCCGAAACCAGAGGGCAAAG ATGAGAGCAGCCCTCCAAAGTCATGGGGAATTAACATcatgaagaagacaaagaaggccGGGCCCAAAGCTTTCGGCGTCAGGTTAGAGGACTGTCAGCCCGGCGTAAATAACAAG TTCATCCCGTTGATCGTGGAGATCTGCTGTGGTTTAGTGGAGGAGATGGGTCTGGAGTACACCGGAATCTACCGAGTCCCAGGGAATAACGCCATGGTGTCGTTGCTTCAGGACCAGCTCAACAAGGGTGTGGAAATCAACCCCGCAGAAGAG AAGTGGCAGGACCTCAACGTCGTCAGTAGCTTACTCAAATCCTTCTTCAGGAAACTCCCAGAGCCGCTCTTCACCAACA ACAAGTACAATGACTTCATTGATGCCAATCGGATGGAAAGCGCATCAGACAGACTGAAGACCATGAAGAAACTG ATCCGAGATCTCCCAGATTATTATTACCACACTCTGAAGTTCTTGGTCTGTCATCTGAAGACTGTAGCCGACAACTCGGATAAAAACAAG ATGGAGCCCCGTAACTTAGCTCTGGTGTTTGGGCCGACGCTGGTTCGGACGTCAGAGGACAACATGAAAGACATGGTCACACACATGCCTGACCGCTACAAGATAGTAGAGACTCTCATCCAGCAT tgCAACTGGTTTTTCACTGATGAACTCGACAAGGATGAGAAG acGCCGGTGGACACAGAGGACGTGCAGCCCGCCCCCAACATCGACCACCTGCTGCCCAACATCGGCAGGACGGGTCTGCTCGGGGAGGCCTCAG ACTCAACCAACAGTGACTCAGCTAAATCAAAG GGGTCGTGGGGGTCAAAGAAGGACCTCACAGCTAAGGACTTCCTGACTCTGTCCATTATGTCAGCTGTGACGGGCCGCAAACGCAGGAAGCGCCACAATGCCTGCCGCGTGGGCAGCAGCACCGACGACGACTCCGAGCACGAGCCAATCAAGGCCGGACATctgggagcagaggaggaagaggaggcagagtcGCCAGTGGGAGACACTGCTCCTCgggcagagggagaggaggacgacgatgaagaggaagaagaagaggaagaggaggaggaggacgatgaggaAGTTGTAGAAGGCGGAGTAAAAGAGGAGGTAGAAGAGGAGATGGTGGCGGCCGTGCCCAGTCGGCCGTGCtgcaaagaggaagaggaggccggAGGAGGGCAGGCGGCCACGTTGTTGCACGAGGAGGAGGCGCAGGCAGAGGTGAAGGGCCCGAGGTGGCGAGCCCCGGAGGACGCCCGCTCCATTGTGTCCGGTTACTCCACCCTCTCCACCTTGGGGCGGAGCTTGGGGTCGGAAGGGAGGGGGGACGACGCGGACGACGAGCACAGCGAGCTGGTGAGCGAGACGGACAACGAGAGCGGCTTCGCCTCGCGCTCCCTCACCCAGGAGAGACCCGACAAACACCCGACCGCACCCGTGAACGCCCAGCAGCCGGCGGCCCCGCGCAGCTTCCTCTACACACACTTCAAACCCCCGGTCCTCTCGCCCGCAAACCTTCTCGCCCCGCCCGCCCCCCTCGCGCACACGCCCGACCCTGCGGAGAGGAGTGAAGGAGGGGCTCGCTCCACCAcgccctcgtcctcctccttctcctcctcctccactgctcaCAGACTGCACTCGCGGCCTTCCTTCAACTCCCACAAGCTGATCCAGTGTGACACTCTGGCCAGGAAGAAGTCGGAGAAGACCAAGGCTCGCTCCCTGGACCTGTTTGAGGTGGCTCAGGGCGAGGGGGCCGGTTCTGGGCCAGCAGGCGCTCCGAGAGGGAGCAAGGAGAGCTCCAGGGCCAACACTTCCTCAGGCAGCAGCCAGGACAGCGTGCGGCCGGCGCGGCCCAAGCCCGCCCTGCCTCCCAGCGAGGCCGCCTCCTTCACGCCCACGGGCCCGGGCGCCAGATCCCTGGCTGAGCAGGTTCGCGCTCGGCTGCTGGGCTCGGCCGACGACCTGCGCAGCGTCGGACTGCGAAAGCCACTGTCGCCCGAGACCCGCAGGAAGAGGCGGGCCTGGCGCAGACACACCGTGGTGGCCTCCCCGACCGAGACGTCCGACAAGAGACCCCCACTGACTGTTACCGACTTCCCTTTGTCTCCCATTAGCCAAAACCAGGTCAAAACACAAGGGCTGCCTCGGGATGCGGACAGGTTCGACCAAGGACCGGCCGCACGTCAAGCACCCACCTCCAGATTCCACCAGTACCTGTGA